From the Hyalangium ruber genome, the window AGGAGGACCACATCTCGGTGGGCGTCACCCAGTCGGCGCTGGCGGGGGCGATGGCCTTCGGGCAGGACGAGTTCATCGTCTCGCTGGGCATCTACTCGGCGCAGGCGACGCTGAAGTACCAGGGGGAGGAGTGGCGCTACGGCGGCACGGGCCTGTCGTTGGACCTGCTGTTCCGGCCGCAGATGCGGCCCTACCGCGTCGGCATCGCGGTGCGGCCGCAGGTGGTGGGCGGCTGGCAGCGCAAGGACGGCCAGGAGCCCGTGCTGGCGGGGCGGCCCATCTACTCGGGCGTGGTGTCACCCGCGCTGCTGTCGATGGGGGTGAGCTACCGCTTCGGAGAGGGCGCCGAGCGCTACAACCGCCTCTCTCCGGCGGCGCGCCGGCAACTGCTGGCCGACGGGGCGCCGAACGTGCCGGCGGAGGGGACTCCGGACGCGCCGGTGGGGACGTTCCTCGTCTCGGGACAGGTGGACTTCATCTCCAGCGTGGAGAACGCGGTGGCGCTGCGCTCGGCGACGACGTTCAACGAACCGGAGGCGGTGGGACGCACGGTGCTCATCCAGCCGCACCTGGGCGCCGAGCACGACACATGGCCGGGCCGCATCCGGACGCGGCTGGGCGTCTTCGTGGAGCCCTCATCCTTCGAGGGGCAGGTGCCCCGGCCGCACCTGACGGGCGGCTTCGAGGTGTTCCTCTTCCGCTACTGGGAGGACTGGGCCATCAGCACCTCGTTCGATGTGGCGCGGCGCTACGCCAACGTGGGCGTGTCGATCGGCTTCTGGAGGTAGCGCCGGGATGCGGACGGCCCTGCTGACAGTGCTGGCGCTGGGAGGGTTCGCGGCCAACTCGCTGCTGTGCCGTGCGGCGCTGGCGGGAGGCGGGCGGCTCATCGACGCGGCGAGCTTCACCTCGGTGCGGCTGCTGTCGGGGGCGCTAGTGCTGGGCGTGCTGCTGCGCCTGCGCGCGGGGCGCTACCAGGGCGGCTCCTGGGGCTCGGCGCTGGCGCTGTTCACGTACGCGGCGGGCTTCTCACTGGCGTACGTGCGCATCCCGGCGGGGGTGGGCGCGCTGCTGCTCTTCGGGTGCGTGCAGACGACGATGCTGGGCACGGGGCTGGTGCGAGGCGAGCGACCCAAGCCCCTGGAGTGGGCGGGGCTGCTGCTGGCGCTCGGAGGGCTGATGGGGCTGACGGCGCCCGGGGCCACGGCGCCGGACTTCACGGGCGCGGCGCTGATGGCGGGGGCGGGGGTGGCGTGGGGCGTCTACTCGCTGCGCGGGCGCGGGAGCACCCATCCGCTGGCGGCCACGGCGCACAACTTCCTGCTCAGCGTGCCGATGGCGTTGGTGCTGTCGGGGGTGAGCGCGGGGATGCAGGGAACCCCGCATATAATGATGCGGGGCGCAGTCCTGGCGGTGGCCTCGGGGGCGCTGGCCTCGGGAGTGGGCTACAGCCTGTGGTACGCGGCGCTGCCGCACCTGACGGCGACGCGCGCGGCCATCGTACAGCTCTCGGTGCCAGTGCTCGCGGCGACGGGCGGAGTGCTGCTGCTCGGAGAGCAGCTCACACCGCGACTGCTGGGCGCGGGCACGGCGCTGCTGTGCGGAGTACTGCTGGCCCTGGCCTCGCGCTGGCGCAAGCCCCCAGCGGCATCCAGGGAGCCAAGATGACGTACGGGATGGGGGCGCGAATCCCACGGTGGGTGGTGCTCCTTACCAGCGGATGGCTCGTAGCCTGTAGCGCGGGAGCCGAGAGCCGTAGAGCCCCGCGCCACTATGCACAAAGCCTGGACTCGGTAACGACCTCCTGCCGCCAGAATCCAGCGCTCTGCACCGCGACGGCGGGCGAAGACGCGGCGGTCCCGATGCCTGCAGCCGCGAGGCTCGCAGCCACTCTTGGGACAAGGGCAGCCGGCGCCCGACACGTTGTCGATGCAGCGCTCAAGGGCCGCCTCGAAGCAGCCTTGAAAGAGTGCGCCGACGACGCCCGCGCGAGTGTGCTCGTCGAGCACATGAACGGCAGGAGCCCGACGTACGAGGAATGCACCGAGACCTTGATGACCCGGCCAGACGGTCAGCCGGTCACACGGGCCATGTGGCTGGGTGAGCAGATGCATCGAGTCGCGCTGCGATGTGTGGAGGAGAAGCTGAACGCATTCATGAGCGGCCGCTTCAGCCTCGAGCCTCGCTACTGGCACAACCCGAAGACACGACAGTTGGAGTGGCTCAGCCCCGAGGAAGTGAAGGCCTTGCTACAGCAGGGACGGGGTGCGGAGTTGAGAGGCTCCATCCAGCCAGATCTTGTCATCCACCTGGGTGATCCGCTCCACGCCCAAGGCATCTATGACTTCAAGTTCGCCTGCATGCACAATGGCAAGGCGGACTGGAGGGAATACCCAGAGGGGCACCCCTATGAATTCTCCTCACAGAAAGAAGTGTACGAGGAGCTCCTGCGGGCCAGGGCGTTCCGCGTCATGCCTCATTGGGGAATCCTTCCATGAATGAGCATGGCCCGAGAGTTCGGGTTTATGCACGGAACGGTGGCCTCCTGGTGCGTGAAGGCCTGAGCTTCAACTTCTACATGCGACGCCCCCATGTGGAGCTGGCGCAAGGCGTCCTCCGCTCACTGGAGTCCTACCTGGATTCAGTAGGTCCCCAAGCCCTGGGCTGGTACGCAACGGATGAAGGGGAGTATCGGCCCCTCGATGCGGCTGGCTGGCAGCTCACTCGGGACAAAGTGCTCCGACGCCGGGGAGCCCTCATCCGTCTGCGGGATGCTTCTCTCACCGACTGCGGATATCGCTTCCTGTACCACGGCAGGCCGCTCGTCGATCTCTCCGGGGAACCGAGCCCAGACGTGGTCTGCGTCGCACGCTTCTGGCTCCCCACGGAGTTCCTGGAGGAGCATGGGGCGGCACGGGTACGTGCTCTGGCGCTGGCATTGGCCGCCCCCCTGCCCTTCTGCTCGGGTCACGCAGGCCTGTCCTTCAACGGCGACCTCGATCTTCCCGGTGTAAAGCGTGAGGTACACCAGCAGAGCCTCCGCTATCCGGGCATGGACCTGCCGGAGGAGGGCTCCATCGGGCTGAGGTTGGGGACCCGGCTCTGGGGGGTGCATTGGCTGACGTTCCTGGGCCAACCCGTGCTGGGGGCATTGGGCGGCGCGGCAGGGTTGAGAGCACGTCTCCATGAGCCTGGTACCACGGTCCAAGAACTGAGCGAGGATCGTGCAGTCGTCACCCTGGGCCCCGGACCAGAGGCTGGGGACACGGAGCAGGGACAGACGCTCCCCGCCTTCCGAGAGCTGGCACGGGTCCTAGAACCCTGGCTCTACCACGAGGAGAAGATCTTCGACCCCGACCTTCTCCCAGACGAGAAGCTTCGCTGGGAACGCCGCTTCCTCGACTGAACTCCCGCCCTACTCCGCGCCGCCCAGGAACGTCGCGAGCTTCTCGTACGCCACCGCCAGCGCGGGGATGGGAGCGCTCTCGTTGGCCTGGTGGGCCTGGGCTGTCTCTCCGGGCCCGTAGTTCACCGCGTCCACGCCCCACTCACCCAAGCGCGCCACGTCCGTCCACGCCTGCTTCGAGGCGGCCGGCAGCCCCGTCACCGCCAGCAGCCGCCGGTACAGCGCATTGTCCGCGCACACCCGCCCGCTCGGCGACAGGTCCGTGAAGGACACCTCCGCCCGTCCCGCCACCAGCGTCCGCACGTCCGCCTGTGCCTGCTCCACCGACTTGCCCGGCGCGAAGCGGTAGTTGAGGTTGAGCTCCAGCGTGTCCGGCACCACGTTGCGCGCCCGGCCGCCGTGAGCCAGCGTCGCGCTCATCACCTCGAAGAAGGGGAAGCCCGCGTGTATTACCTCCACGCGCTGGCGCTCCATGAGCTGCGTCAGCAGCGGCCCCGCCTTGTGGATGGCGTTCTCCCCTTGCCACGGCCGCGCCGAGTGCGCGCTGCGCCCGGAGAACTTCAGCGTCGCATGCAGCGTGCCCACGCACCCCACCTGCACCACCCCGTCCGTCGGCTCCATGGCGATGCCAAAGCGGATGTTCCGCAGCTCGGGACACTTCTCGAACAGCGGCCCCAGCCCGCTCTCCAAGTAGGGGCCCTCCTCCTTCTCATAGAGGATGAGCGCCAGATTCACCGGCAAGGTGTCGAGCGGCAGGTCCTCGGCCAGCGCCATCATCACCGCCAGCCCGCCCTTCATGTCCGAGGCGCCGAGCCCGAAGACACGCTCGCCGTCGATGCGCGCCGGGCCGTCAAGCGGGTGCGCGGGCACGGTGTCCAGGTGTCCCACCAGCGCCACCGTGGGCCGCGAGTCCTCCAGCTTCCCCACCACCAGCGAGTGCCCGACCCGGCACACCTCTTCCCGCCGGAAGCGCTCCCGGGCCCAGCGCTCCACATGATCCGCGAGGGGGCCTTCGTACCCGATGGGGCTGGAGATCTGACACAGCGAGAGGGTGGATTGGGCGAGCCGCGCGGCGAGGGAGGACATGGGAGGCACTCACCATAAACCCTCTGCGTGCCCTCTCCCAGCGGTAGCATGTCTCGTCATTCCCCACCGAGAACCCACTGAATGAGCACCCGCCCCAACCTGCTTTCACCCGAGATCAAAACCAATCCCTACCCAGCATATGCGCGGATGCGTCGCGAGAGCCCTATCTGCCAGGTAGACCCGGGAGGCATGTGGGCCGTCACGCGCTACGACGATGTGATGTATGTGCTGAAGAACCCTCAGCTCTTCTCCTCGCAGGGTTTCCGGATGGCCACCAACCCGCCGTGGCTCGGCGGCAATCCGTTCTCCGAGTCCATGCTCACCATGGACCCGCCCCAGCACGGCCGCCTGCGTACGCTGGTCGCTCGGGCCTTCGGAGC encodes:
- a CDS encoding DMT family transporter produces the protein MRTALLTVLALGGFAANSLLCRAALAGGGRLIDAASFTSVRLLSGALVLGVLLRLRAGRYQGGSWGSALALFTYAAGFSLAYVRIPAGVGALLLFGCVQTTMLGTGLVRGERPKPLEWAGLLLALGGLMGLTAPGATAPDFTGAALMAGAGVAWGVYSLRGRGSTHPLAATAHNFLLSVPMALVLSGVSAGMQGTPHIMMRGAVLAVASGALASGVGYSLWYAALPHLTATRAAIVQLSVPVLAATGGVLLLGEQLTPRLLGAGTALLCGVLLALASRWRKPPAASREPR
- a CDS encoding type VI immunity family protein — its product is MREGLSFNFYMRRPHVELAQGVLRSLESYLDSVGPQALGWYATDEGEYRPLDAAGWQLTRDKVLRRRGALIRLRDASLTDCGYRFLYHGRPLVDLSGEPSPDVVCVARFWLPTEFLEEHGAARVRALALALAAPLPFCSGHAGLSFNGDLDLPGVKREVHQQSLRYPGMDLPEEGSIGLRLGTRLWGVHWLTFLGQPVLGALGGAAGLRARLHEPGTTVQELSEDRAVVTLGPGPEAGDTEQGQTLPAFRELARVLEPWLYHEEKIFDPDLLPDEKLRWERRFLD
- the dapE gene encoding succinyl-diaminopimelate desuccinylase, encoding MSSLAARLAQSTLSLCQISSPIGYEGPLADHVERWARERFRREEVCRVGHSLVVGKLEDSRPTVALVGHLDTVPAHPLDGPARIDGERVFGLGASDMKGGLAVMMALAEDLPLDTLPVNLALILYEKEEGPYLESGLGPLFEKCPELRNIRFGIAMEPTDGVVQVGCVGTLHATLKFSGRSAHSARPWQGENAIHKAGPLLTQLMERQRVEVIHAGFPFFEVMSATLAHGGRARNVVPDTLELNLNYRFAPGKSVEQAQADVRTLVAGRAEVSFTDLSPSGRVCADNALYRRLLAVTGLPAASKQAWTDVARLGEWGVDAVNYGPGETAQAHQANESAPIPALAVAYEKLATFLGGAE